Within Caulobacter segnis, the genomic segment CACGCGCTGGTCGACGCCGGCGCGGACGCCATCGTGCGTCATGGCCCGCACGCGCTGCTGGGCATCGAGATCTACAAGGGGCGGCCGATCTTCTACGGCATGGGCAGCCTGATGTTCCAGGTTGGCGACAAGCACCGCCAGTTCCGGGGCTTCACCCTGCCAGAGGCCTGGTACGATGGCGCGGTGGCGGTCAGCGAGTACCAGAACGGCCGCGTGGCCGTGATCCGCATCCATCCGTTCGTCCAGAACCTGGAGGACGATCGGCTGATCGGCACACCCCGGTCGCCGTCTCACGAAGAGGCCCGACGGATCCTCAACCGCATCCAGGCGGCCTCGGTTCAGTTCGGCACGAAGATCGACATCGAGGGCGACACCGGCGTGATCCGCGTGGCGGCGAAATGAAGCTGGCGCGGCGACAGGCGCTGGTCGCCCTTGGCGCTCTGGCGTTCGCCCGCCCCGCCTTAGCGCGCGCCGCGCCGGACCTCGCGCTCTACCGGGCGATCCGCGACGAGGGCCTGAAGCGTGGCCGGGCCATGACCTACGCAACCAGCCTGACCGACAGGATCGGCGCGCGGCTGATGGGGTCCCCGAATATGCGCCGGGCCTATGACTGGGCGCTGGCGCGGCTGCGCGAGCTGGGACTGAGCGATCCTCGGCTGGAGCCGATCGGCCCGTTCGGCCTGTCCTGGCGGCAGGTTCGCGCCTGGGCCCGGATGACCGAGCCAGGCGACGCCGCGCTCGCCGCCGTGGCCGCGCCCTGGTCGGTGGCGACCGAGGGAACAGTCCAGGCCGAGGTGATCGCCGTGCGTCTGGACACCGACCAGGATCTGCAACGCGCCGAGGGACGGCTCGGCGGCAAGATCGTGCTGCTGGGATCTCCGAAAACCGCATCGACCGCCGACCCTGCCGTGGTCCGCTACACCGACGAGCAGGTTCTGAAGGGCGACGCCGCCGAGGCCGTGCGCGCCTACTATCGCACGGTCGCGGACCGTCGCGCGAGGCAGGGACGGGAAGGGCTGTTCAAGGCGCGTCGCAACGCTTTCCTGGCGGCCGAGGGCGTGGCGGCGGTGGTTCTGGACGGCGGTGGCGGCGAACCCGGCGTCATGACCGTCGACGGCTCCGATCTCGGCGGTCGGCCCTGGTTGGCCGCCGAGCGCCCGGTGTTCCCCGCGTTGTATCTAGGCCACGAGGCGTACGCCCGTTGCTGGCGCCTGGCGGAAGGCGGCGCTCCGCCTCGCCTGGCGCTTGAGATCGTCACCGAGGAGGGCGATCCCGCCGAGCCGGGCTACAACGTCGTCGCCGAACTGCCGGGGACGGATCCGGCGCTGAAGTCTCAGGTGGTGCTGGCCGGTGCGCACCTCGACAGCTGGGCTGCCGGCGCCGGAGCGGCCGACAACGGCGCGGGCGTGGGCGCCATCCTGGAGGCTGTCCGCATTCTGCGCGCTCTGGACCTGAAACCCCGCCGCACGATCCGCGTCGTGCTCTATGGCGGTGAGGAACAAGGCCTCTACGGCTCGGAAGCCTATGCCCGTCAACGCTTGGGCCATATCCCGCGCTCGACCGCGCCCGAGCAACTGGCTCTCTCGGTCGAGGGCCGTCGCGCCAAGGTCGGGCCGCTGGTCAAGGGACCGGAGTACGAGGACTTTTCCGTCGCCTTCAATCTGGATGGCGGCTCTGGTCGCATTCGAGGCGTGTTCACTGGCGAGAATCCAGCCCTGGCCGCGCTCTATCGCGACTGGATCGCGCCGCTGAGCGATCTGGGCGTGCTGGCGGTCTATGACGGACCGCACTGGCCCGCCGACCAGTCGACCTTCACTGAAATCGGCCTGCCGGGTATTTCCTTCCTGCAGGATCCGCTCGACTACGACAGCCGGGCGCACCACACGAACCTCGACACCCTGGAGCGCCTGTCGCCGGACGACTTGGCGCAAGCGGCGACGGTGCTGGCGATCTTTCTGATCAACAGCGCCAACGCCGACGTCAGGGCGCCGCGGCCTGGCCTCTGACGTCTATTTCAGGGCGGCCGGATCGATCTCGACGTGGCGGATGCCGCGACGGTTGACGGTGTAGGTGACATGCACCTTGCCGTCCCGGGTCTGGATGATGGCAGGATAGGCGTAGCCGTCTGGAACCGGCTGGCTTTCCAGCGTCAGCACCTCGCGCCAACGCACCCCATCGTCCGAGATCGCCAGGTTCAACGGGACGCGCGGCCCCTTGCCAGGCGTTTCCGGCCGCTGGCCGGCGTGGTTGTAGACCAGCAGTTGACGACCGTCGGCCAGGGTCACGGCGTCCGTGCCGGAATTCGGATTGGGCAGGTCGATCGTCGCCAGCGGGCTCCAGGTTCTGCCGCCGTCCTTCGACCAGGTTTGCGCCAGCGCGCCCTGGCGGGTGCGGGCCACGGCCTCCAGCGCGCCGCTGGGATGGAAAAGGATGCTGGGCTGGATCGCGTCGATCTTCAGCGGCGAGGCGACCGGCGCGGTCCTGGTCCACGTCTGGCCGCCATCCTCGCTGCGCTCGAAATAGAGGCTCCAGCCGCCGCCGTCCTCCTGGGTGACGCCCTCCGACTGTTCCAGGCTGACGGGCGAGAGCCATGCGCCGTCGGCCAGGACCACCGGCTTGTTCTTGATCGGCCCCAGGATGCCGTCGGGCAGGCGGCGGGGCGGGCTCCAGGTCTGGCCATCGTCGCAGGAGGTGATGACCATGCCCCACCAGGCCTGCGGACTGGGCCCGACCTTGTAGAACAGGAAGAGGTCGCCCTTCGGGGCCTGGAACAGCACCGGGTTCCAGGTCGGCAGGCGCGGGCGCCCGTCCGCCTGGACGCCATTGGCCACCTCGCGGGCTTCTCGCCACTGACCATCGACGCGGCGGGCGAACCATATGCCGACGTCGGGATTGCGCTCGTGCGTGCCGCCAAACCAGGCCGCCGCCAGCGTGCCGGCAGCTGTCTCCACGATCGTCGAGGCGTGCGACTGCGGATAGGGGGCGTTCACATAGACCGGCTCGACTTTGAGGATCGCTTTCGGCGCGGCCAGGGCGGGCCCGGCGAGCAGGCAGACGCCGATCAGGGCGAGCATCGATCCCGGCAGGCGCGGGGACGAGAAAGCGGCCATGGTCGTGTTCCTCCTCTTCGCGCAAAGCGGCTTGCGCTGGGCGGCGAAGCCCTCTGCTATCGGTAACGCGCATGGCCGCCTAGGTCCGAAGTAAGCGTCGCGAGGGAAGAGACATGGCCAGGCTGAACCGCAGGACCGTCGTGGGGTTGGCCTTGGGCGCGGCCGGCGCGGGCCTGTCGCCGGGCGGAGCGATGGCCCTGGACGCGGGTCTCGGGATCACGGATTTGCGCGTCGAATGGCTGACCCAGCCGGTCGGGGTCGATACGCGCCGTCCGCGTTTCCGTTGGCTGCTGGCCGCGGATAAGCCGCGGCGAGACGTTTCGGTTCTAGGCGCGCGCGTTATCGTCGCCAGCTCACCAAGCCGCCTGGCCGCTCGCCAGGGTGATGTCTGGGACAGCGGGCCTCGGAAGGGCGGGCGCCTGACGCTGAGCCCGAACAGAGACCTGCCGCTGGTGTCGCATCGTCCGTACTGGTGGGCCGTGGAGATCGTCGACGCATCCGGCGCACGATGCTGGAGCCCGCCCGCGCGGTTCGTCACCGGAATCCTCGACGCTACCGAATGGCGGGCGCGCTGGATCATGGCGCGGCCCGAGAAGGTGCGTGGAAACCACGTGCGCGGGGTAGACAAGACGCTGGCCGATCCGGAAGACACGGCCTTGCCGTTGCTTCGCAAGGGTTTCCAGCTTGAGCGCCTGCCCGAGCGGGCGGTGGTCTCGGTCATCGGTCTGGGTCATTTCGAGCTGTCGGTGAATGGCAAGCCCGTGACCGCCAGCGTCTTCAATCCGGGTTGGACGGCTTACGACCGTACGGCGCTCTACACGACCTACGAGGTTCAGGAGCTTCTGCGGCCGGGCGCGAATGTGCTGGGCGTGATGCTGGGCGGCGGCATGTACGACGTCGAGAAGATCCCAGGGCGAAAGTCCAAGTTCGTCGACAGCTTCGGCCGCCCCAAGCTGCTCCTGCAACTCAGCCTGCACTATCCGGACGGGCGCGTGGAGCATGTGGTCAGCGACACCGATTGGCGGGTCACCGAAGGGCCGATCGTCTTCGCCTCGATGTTCGGCGGCGAGGATGTCGACGCGCGGCGCGAGCGGACCGGCTGGAACCTGCCGGGCGCCGACGAAGCGGGCTGGCGACCGGCGCTGGCCGCTCCGCCGCAAAAAGCGCGACTGAAGGCCCAGGGCGTCCCGCCGATCGTCGTCCATCGCCGTTTCAAGCCGGTGGCGATCACCGAGCCCAAGCCGGGCGTCTTCGTCTATGACCTGGGCGAGAACTTCTCCGGGCGTCCGGACCTGGTGGTGCGCGGACCGGCCGGCGCCAAGGTGACCTTGACCCCCGCCGAGGTGCTGGGCGAGGACGGCTTGGCCTGGCAGCGCAGCTTCAACGCCGGTCCGGACCGCTGGGTGCTCTACAACTACATCCTGGCCGGCCAGGGCGACGAACGCTTCACGCCGCGCTTCAACTATCACGGCTTTCGCTACCTGCAGGTCGAGGGCGCGGCCCCCGCGGGGCGTGGTCGCGCCGGCGTGCCGGAGGTCGTGTCGCTGACCGGCGAGTTCCTGCATGCGGACCTGCCCCAGGTCGGAACCTTCGACTGCGACGATCCGCTGTTCGTCCGCATCCACGGTCTGATCGAGCGGGCGGTGGTCAGCAACGCCTTCAGCGTCCTGACCGATTGCCCCCATCGCGAGAAGCTGGGCTGGCTGGAACAGACCCATCTCAATGCGGCGACGATCTTCTACAATCGCGACGCCACGACCCTGTATGAGAAGATGATCGGCGATATCGTCGACACCCAGCAGGCCGACGGCATGGTCCCCGGCATCGCGCCGGAATATGTCGCCTTCCTCGAGCCCGACGGTCGCGACCAGGACGCGCGCAATTCGCCCGAATGGGGCGCGGCGGTGGTGCTTAGCCCCTGGGCGGCCTATCGTACCTATGGCGACACCAGGGCCATGGTCGACGGCTATCCGGCGATGTGGCGCTATGTCGATTACCTGGCCTCGCGCGCCGCCGGACACATCGTCGATTTCGGCCTGGGCGACTGGTACGACGTCGGGCCGGGCAAGCTGGGCGCCTCGCAGCTGACCAGTCGGGCGCTGACGGGCACGGCCACATGGTATCAGGCGCTGGACGCCCTGGCGCGGATCGCGCGCGTGCTGGGACGGCCGGAGAGCGAGGCCGACGAGGCGCGGCGTCGAGCCGACGTGGTCAAGGCGGCGTTCAACCAGCGCTTTTTCGATGCAGCAACGGGCTCGTACGATCGCGGCAGCCAGACCGCCACCGCCATGCCGCTGGCGCTGGGCATGGTTCCGACCGGGCAGGAAGGGCGGGTGCTGGACGCCCTGGTGAAGGCCGTGCGGGCCAGCCAGGACGGTATCACCGCCGGGGACGTCGGTTTCCACTACGTGGTGCGAGCCTTGACCGAGAATGGCCGCGACGACGTGCTGTTCGATATGATGTCGGTGAAGGACCGGCCCAGCTACGGCTATCAGCTGGCCCAGGGCGGCACCGCCCTGGCCGAGGCCTGGAACGCCGATCCGACCAAGTCGCTGAACCACTTCATGCTCGGCCATGGCGAGGGCTGGCTGTTCGGCTCTCTAGCGGGGATCACCGTGGATTTCGCCGCCGAGCCCGATCGCGTGATCACCATTGCGCCCAAGCCGGTCGGGACCGTCAACGCGGCGTCCGCGACCTATCGCTCGACCCTGGGCGAGGTGAAGACCGCCTGGCGGCGCGAGGGCGGATTGATCCGGCTGGATGTCGATGTGCCGGCTGGCGCGCGGGCGACGGTGCTGCTGCCCACCACGCGACCGAACGCGGTGCTGGAAACGGGACGGCCGGTGGTGGGCGCGAAGGGCGTCCGCGCGACGCGGGCCGTGGCGCGGGGGCTGGAAATGGTCGTAGGATCCGGAGCTTACAGTTTCTCTGCGTCGCTCTGACGCCATGCCCCTTCCGAAGGAGCAACGAACGACATGAAGATCAAGAACGTGATCGCCGCTTCCACGGCCGGCCTGGTCTTGCTGGCCGGGCTGGCGGCCTTGGCCCAGAGCAAGCCCGAGGAGACCGAAGTCTGGGCGCCGACGCCGGCCAAGGTCACGCCGGCCCAGACCGCGGGCGGCGCGCCGTCGGACGCGGTGGTCCTGTTCGATGGCCACGATCTGGATCAGTGGGTCGCTTCGCAAGACAAGTCGCCGGCCGGCTGGACGGTGGCGGACGGCGTCATCACCGTGAACAAGGCGCGCGGCAACATCGAGACCAAGCGCGCCTTCCGCGACTATCAGCTACATCTGGAATGGCGCGTGCCGGCGGACATTACCGGGACCGGCCAGGCGCGGGGCAACAGCGGGGTCTTCCTGGCGTCGACGGGCCCGCGCGATCAGGGCTACGAGGTGCAGATCCTCGACAGCTACGAGAACGCGACGTACGTGAACGGCCAGGCGGGCAGCGTCTACAAGCAGCATCCGCCGCTGGTCAACGCCAGTCGCGCGCCGGGCCAGTGGCAGACCTATGACATCGTCTGGCGCGCGCCGCTGTTCGCTGCGGATGGCGCATTGGCCAAGCCCGCCACCGTGACGGTGATCCACAACGGCGTGCTGGTGCAGGACAACGCCGTGCTGGCTGGCGAGACGGTCTATATCGGCAAGCCCAGCTACAATGCCCATGGAGCCACGCCCATCAAGCTGCAGGCGCATGGGGATCCCAGCGAGCCGATCAGCTTCCGCAACATCTGGGTCCGGGAGCTGGCGCCGCGCCCCTAGGCCTGCGCCGGCGGCGCCGTGCTGGCCCGGACGATCAGGCGGTGGGGCAGGGTGACGTTCTGCAGGGTGCTGGCGCGGTCGCTCAGGATGTCCAGCAGCAGGCGCACCACCTCGTGGCCGATCTGCTCCTTGGGCTGACTGACCGTGGTCAGCTGCGGATGCAGATACTGCGCGAAGCGAATGTCATCGAAGCCGACGAGCGAGACGTCCTCCGGACAGCGCAGGCCCCGTTGGCGGATCGCCTCGATGGCGCCCATGGCCATCTCGTCGCTGAAGCAGAAGATCGCGGTCGGGCGGCCGGGCTCGTCCAGCAGCTCGCCCGCCTGGCGCACGCCCGACTCGATCGAGAAGTCGCCGATGGAGATGCGCAAGGCGCTGGCTCGGCCGTGGCGTTGGGCGGCCGACAATACGCCGGCCAGGCGGTCGCTGCTGATCGGGCTGGCCAGCGGACCGGTCACAACCCCGATCCGAGTATGGCCCAGGCCGTAGAGGTAGTCGACGACCTCGGCGGCGGCGCGCTCGTTGTCGATATGAGCGCTGGAGACCGCCAGTCCCGGCCGGAACTCGCAGCCGTTGACGATCGGCGTCTTGGGCCCCTTGGCCGCGACCATCTCGGCCAGGACGTCGGGCAGGCGGTGACCCAGGAAGATCAGGCCGTCGGCCTCCTTGCGCCGAAACATGGCCGCGTACTGCTCCTCGCGAGCCTCTTCGTGGCGGGTGTCGCCCAACAACACCGAGTAGCCGGCGGCCAGGGCGGCTTCCTCCACGCCGCGGATCACCTGCGAGAAGAATGGGTTCGAGATGTCCGGCACGGTGACCAGAATCTTCTCGGTGCGCAGGGTGCGCAGGCTCTTGGCCGCGAAGTTCGGCTCGTAGCCCAGACGCGCGACCGCTTCCATCACCTTGGCGCGGGTCGCCTCCAGCACCAGTTCGGGCGCGCTGAACACCCGTGAAACCGTCGCGGTGGACACCCCCGCGTCGCGCGCAACATCTTGAATGGTCGCCATCGGCCGGACACTGGCGACTAGCCGACAGCTTGGCAAGGCGCGGCTGTCGCGCCGGAACAGCCTTTAGCCGGTTGCCCGCTTAGCGGACCCCTGTTATCGATGATTTCGATTACATCGGAGCGGAGGCGGTCCAAACGGGCCGAAATCACCGCCCAAGCTGGTCGGGGAGGGCCAGACCATGAAGACGAGCTTCCGGCTCTTCCTGATGATGGTGCTGCAACTGGCGATCTGGGGCGCCTGGGCGCCGAAGATCTTTCCCTACATGGGCATGCTGGGCTTCGAGCCCTGGCAGCAGTCGCTGGTCGGCAGCTCGTGGGGCGTGGCCGCCCTGGTCGGCATCTTCTTTTCCAACCAGTTCGCCGACCGGAACTTCTCGGCCGAGCGGTTTCTGGCGGTCAGCCACTTGATCGGCGGTCTGGCCCTGGTCGGCACGGCGTTCGCGACCAGCTTCTGGCCGTTCTTCGCCTGCTACCTGATCTTCAGCCTAGTCTATGTGCCGACCCTGTCGGTCACCAACTCGATCGCCTTCGCCAACCTGAAGGACCCTGCCGCCGACTTCGGCGCGGTGCGCATGGGCGGAACGGTCGGTTGGGTGCTGGTCAGCTGGCCCTTCGTCTTCCTGCTGGGCGCGCATTCGTCTGCCGAGCAGGTGCGCTGGATCTTCCTGGTCGCAGCGATCCTGTCGTTTGTCTTCGCCGCCTATTCGTTGACCCTGCCGCATACGCCGGCCCGCAAGGACGCCCCGGGGATCGACAACCTGGCCTGGCGACGCGCCTTAAAGCTCTTGGCCGCGCCGTTCGTGCTGGTGCTGTTCCTGGTCACCTTCATCGATTCCGTGATCCACAACGGCTACTTCGTGATGGCCGACGCCTTCCTGACCAACCGCGTCGGCATCGCCGGCAACCTCTCGATGGTGGTGCTGAGCCTGGGTCAGGTGGCCGAGATCCTGACCATGTTCTTCCTGGGTCGCGTGCTGGCCAGGCTGGGCTGGAAGGTGACGATGATCATCGGCGTCCTGGGCCACGCCGCGCGCTTCGCGGTCTTCGCCTTCTTCGCCGACAGCATCCCGGTGATCGTGGCCGTGCAGCTGCTGCACGGGATCTGCTACGCGTTCTTCTTCGCCACCGTGTACATCTTCGTCGACGCGGTGTTCCCCAAGGACGTCCGCTCCAGCGCCCAGGGCCTGTTCAACCTGCTGATCCTGGGCGTCGGCAACGTGGTGGCCAGCTTCCTCTTCCCGTCGCTGATCAGCCGCCTCAGCCAGACCGGCGCCGATGGCGTCGCCAGCGTCGACTACACCAGTCTGTTCCTGGTTCCGGCCGGCATGGCCCTGGCGGCCGTGCTGCTGCTGGCCCTGTTCTTCCGTCCGCCGTCGCGCGGCCCAGTCGCCGAGACCGACGAGGTTCCCGCGACCGCCAGCCCGGCCCAAGTCTAAGCCCAGAAAAGGAAAGCCTCGTGCGCATGATCGCCAACGAACCCCGAGCGGCCGACCTTTCGCGGCGCGGACTGCTGGCCGCCGGCGCGGCGACCTTCGGCGCGGCCTTCGCCGGCGCCGCCAGCGCGGCGGAGACACCGTTCTTCCAGCGCCGCAAGCTGCCCGTCGGCATCCAGCTCTACAGCCTGGGCCCGGATCTGGCGAAGGAGCTGGACGCCCAACTGGCCACGGTCGCCAAGATCGGCTTCAAGTCGGTGGAGCTGGCCGGCTACCTCGGCCGTACGCCGGCCGAACTGCGCGCCGCCTTCGACAAGGCCGGCCTTGTCTGCCCCAGCGCCCATATCGCGCCCAAGGGCCCCAACGGCTTCAGCGGCGATCTCAGCAAGCTGGCCGACGAACTGCATGTGATCGGTGTGAAGTCGGCGATCATGCCGATCCTCTACATTCCCGACCGCCTGGGTAATGATCTGCGCCAGGCCGGCGTCCAGATGACGGCCGACGACTGGAAGTGGAACGCCGACTTCCTGAACGAGAAGGCCGCCGTGCTGAAGAAGGCCGGCATTGTCAGCGGCTATCACAACCACAATTTCGAGTTCGCGCCGCTGGGGGATACCAACGGCATGGAGATCCTGCTGAAGGGCACCGATCCCAACCTGGTGACCTTCGAAATGGACGCCGGCTGGGTCACGGCCGCCGGCCAGGACCCGTTCGCCCTGCTGAAGGCCTACTCGGGTCGTTTCACCCAGATGCACGTCAAGGATGTCAAACCCTCGACCAAGTTCAATTTCGAGCTGAAGCAGGATCCGACCGAGGTCGGCGCCGGCATGATCGACTGGAAGAAGCTGCTGCCCGCCGCCTATGCGGAGGGCGTGCGGGGCTTCTACTACGAGCAGGAGCCGCCGTTCGCCCACGCGCGCCTGGAGTCGGCCAAGATCAGCTATGATTACCTGGCCAAGGTGGTCGCCTGATGGCCTTGCGACTGGCCATGGTTGGTGGCGGTCCGGGCTCGTTCATCGGGCCCGTGCACCGCATGGCGGCCGAGCTGGACGGCCGCATCCGGCTGGTCGCCGGCGTGTTCAGTCGCGATCCCGCCAAGAACGCCAAGGCCGCCGCCGACTGGGGTGTCGCGCCCGATCGGGTCTATCCGGACCATCACGCGATGATCGCGGCCGAGCGAGCACGGGACGATGGTGTCGATCTCGTTTCGGTGGTGACGCCCAACCATCTGCACTTCGACGTCTCGGCCGCCGCGTTGAAGGGCGGGTTGCACGTGATCAGCGACAAGCCCGCGACCCTGAACCTGGCACAGGCCCAGGAACTGGCGGAGATCGTCGCCGC encodes:
- a CDS encoding sugar phosphate isomerase/epimerase family protein translates to MIANEPRAADLSRRGLLAAGAATFGAAFAGAASAAETPFFQRRKLPVGIQLYSLGPDLAKELDAQLATVAKIGFKSVELAGYLGRTPAELRAAFDKAGLVCPSAHIAPKGPNGFSGDLSKLADELHVIGVKSAIMPILYIPDRLGNDLRQAGVQMTADDWKWNADFLNEKAAVLKKAGIVSGYHNHNFEFAPLGDTNGMEILLKGTDPNLVTFEMDAGWVTAAGQDPFALLKAYSGRFTQMHVKDVKPSTKFNFELKQDPTEVGAGMIDWKKLLPAAYAEGVRGFYYEQEPPFAHARLESAKISYDYLAKVVA
- a CDS encoding M20/M25/M40 family metallo-hydrolase, translated to MKLARRQALVALGALAFARPALARAAPDLALYRAIRDEGLKRGRAMTYATSLTDRIGARLMGSPNMRRAYDWALARLRELGLSDPRLEPIGPFGLSWRQVRAWARMTEPGDAALAAVAAPWSVATEGTVQAEVIAVRLDTDQDLQRAEGRLGGKIVLLGSPKTASTADPAVVRYTDEQVLKGDAAEAVRAYYRTVADRRARQGREGLFKARRNAFLAAEGVAAVVLDGGGGEPGVMTVDGSDLGGRPWLAAERPVFPALYLGHEAYARCWRLAEGGAPPRLALEIVTEEGDPAEPGYNVVAELPGTDPALKSQVVLAGAHLDSWAAGAGAADNGAGVGAILEAVRILRALDLKPRRTIRVVLYGGEEQGLYGSEAYARQRLGHIPRSTAPEQLALSVEGRRAKVGPLVKGPEYEDFSVAFNLDGGSGRIRGVFTGENPALAALYRDWIAPLSDLGVLAVYDGPHWPADQSTFTEIGLPGISFLQDPLDYDSRAHHTNLDTLERLSPDDLAQAATVLAIFLINSANADVRAPRPGL
- a CDS encoding alpha-L-rhamnosidase; protein product: MARLNRRTVVGLALGAAGAGLSPGGAMALDAGLGITDLRVEWLTQPVGVDTRRPRFRWLLAADKPRRDVSVLGARVIVASSPSRLAARQGDVWDSGPRKGGRLTLSPNRDLPLVSHRPYWWAVEIVDASGARCWSPPARFVTGILDATEWRARWIMARPEKVRGNHVRGVDKTLADPEDTALPLLRKGFQLERLPERAVVSVIGLGHFELSVNGKPVTASVFNPGWTAYDRTALYTTYEVQELLRPGANVLGVMLGGGMYDVEKIPGRKSKFVDSFGRPKLLLQLSLHYPDGRVEHVVSDTDWRVTEGPIVFASMFGGEDVDARRERTGWNLPGADEAGWRPALAAPPQKARLKAQGVPPIVVHRRFKPVAITEPKPGVFVYDLGENFSGRPDLVVRGPAGAKVTLTPAEVLGEDGLAWQRSFNAGPDRWVLYNYILAGQGDERFTPRFNYHGFRYLQVEGAAPAGRGRAGVPEVVSLTGEFLHADLPQVGTFDCDDPLFVRIHGLIERAVVSNAFSVLTDCPHREKLGWLEQTHLNAATIFYNRDATTLYEKMIGDIVDTQQADGMVPGIAPEYVAFLEPDGRDQDARNSPEWGAAVVLSPWAAYRTYGDTRAMVDGYPAMWRYVDYLASRAAGHIVDFGLGDWYDVGPGKLGASQLTSRALTGTATWYQALDALARIARVLGRPESEADEARRRADVVKAAFNQRFFDAATGSYDRGSQTATAMPLALGMVPTGQEGRVLDALVKAVRASQDGITAGDVGFHYVVRALTENGRDDVLFDMMSVKDRPSYGYQLAQGGTALAEAWNADPTKSLNHFMLGHGEGWLFGSLAGITVDFAAEPDRVITIAPKPVGTVNAASATYRSTLGEVKTAWRREGGLIRLDVDVPAGARATVLLPTTRPNAVLETGRPVVGAKGVRATRAVARGLEMVVGSGAYSFSASL
- a CDS encoding MFS transporter; protein product: MKTSFRLFLMMVLQLAIWGAWAPKIFPYMGMLGFEPWQQSLVGSSWGVAALVGIFFSNQFADRNFSAERFLAVSHLIGGLALVGTAFATSFWPFFACYLIFSLVYVPTLSVTNSIAFANLKDPAADFGAVRMGGTVGWVLVSWPFVFLLGAHSSAEQVRWIFLVAAILSFVFAAYSLTLPHTPARKDAPGIDNLAWRRALKLLAAPFVLVLFLVTFIDSVIHNGYFVMADAFLTNRVGIAGNLSMVVLSLGQVAEILTMFFLGRVLARLGWKVTMIIGVLGHAARFAVFAFFADSIPVIVAVQLLHGICYAFFFATVYIFVDAVFPKDVRSSAQGLFNLLILGVGNVVASFLFPSLISRLSQTGADGVASVDYTSLFLVPAGMALAAVLLLALFFRPPSRGPVAETDEVPATASPAQV
- a CDS encoding sialidase family protein, whose amino-acid sequence is MAAFSSPRLPGSMLALIGVCLLAGPALAAPKAILKVEPVYVNAPYPQSHASTIVETAAGTLAAAWFGGTHERNPDVGIWFARRVDGQWREAREVANGVQADGRPRLPTWNPVLFQAPKGDLFLFYKVGPSPQAWWGMVITSCDDGQTWSPPRRLPDGILGPIKNKPVVLADGAWLSPVSLEQSEGVTQEDGGGWSLYFERSEDGGQTWTRTAPVASPLKIDAIQPSILFHPSGALEAVARTRQGALAQTWSKDGGRTWSPLATIDLPNPNSGTDAVTLADGRQLLVYNHAGQRPETPGKGPRVPLNLAISDDGVRWREVLTLESQPVPDGYAYPAIIQTRDGKVHVTYTVNRRGIRHVEIDPAALK
- a CDS encoding LacI family DNA-binding transcriptional regulator, which codes for MATIQDVARDAGVSTATVSRVFSAPELVLEATRAKVMEAVARLGYEPNFAAKSLRTLRTEKILVTVPDISNPFFSQVIRGVEEAALAAGYSVLLGDTRHEEAREEQYAAMFRRKEADGLIFLGHRLPDVLAEMVAAKGPKTPIVNGCEFRPGLAVSSAHIDNERAAAEVVDYLYGLGHTRIGVVTGPLASPISSDRLAGVLSAAQRHGRASALRISIGDFSIESGVRQAGELLDEPGRPTAIFCFSDEMAMGAIEAIRQRGLRCPEDVSLVGFDDIRFAQYLHPQLTTVSQPKEQIGHEVVRLLLDILSDRASTLQNVTLPHRLIVRASTAPPAQA
- a CDS encoding 3-keto-disaccharide hydrolase, which codes for MKIKNVIAASTAGLVLLAGLAALAQSKPEETEVWAPTPAKVTPAQTAGGAPSDAVVLFDGHDLDQWVASQDKSPAGWTVADGVITVNKARGNIETKRAFRDYQLHLEWRVPADITGTGQARGNSGVFLASTGPRDQGYEVQILDSYENATYVNGQAGSVYKQHPPLVNASRAPGQWQTYDIVWRAPLFAADGALAKPATVTVIHNGVLVQDNAVLAGETVYIGKPSYNAHGATPIKLQAHGDPSEPISFRNIWVRELAPRP